A window of the Henckelia pumila isolate YLH828 chromosome 3, ASM3356847v2, whole genome shotgun sequence genome harbors these coding sequences:
- the LOC140891142 gene encoding uncharacterized protein, with protein sequence MAPLNNKQVPFLCLLLLIFFTSTVVTQPSEIPRMLSETQDHQHQPIINKNNTKPPPSASPKNQTKLLKTTALFKNQTKLSKLLSDSSTNKTKIAKVTNLDPALKKLNSTSKKSSSNSTTAKSSSLLTKKSSDLPKVTSSKNKTTKAELGKGVTEPKFKSHLLPNKTQKQPNPSLLDQEDDDDLVSEIRDLPSKFQETIMPDLEKISKTSQVYLTRYNKEFTKGFKPYVGNKYAPTIASLVSFAFILVPFILVSLIFNRIKAYFSLQKLLIFIQVYLSIYFTILCLSSLVTGLEPLKFFYATSRSTYVCVQVLQTLGYVLYLLLLLMYLILVFSTETGLATKALGLAQTFVGFAVGLHYYMTVFHRAVLHQPPKTSWKIHSLYATCFLVICLFGRVDWRKKAYTHEGGEEGKKS encoded by the coding sequence ATGGCTCCACTCAACAACAAGCAGGTACCTTTTCTTTGTCTACTCTTGCTCATTTTCTTCACTTCCACTGTGGTCACTCAACCATCTGAGATCCCAAGGATGTTATCAGAGACACAGGATCATCAACATCAGCCTAtcatcaacaaaaacaacaccAAGCCACCACCTTCTGCTTCACCAAAGAACCAAACTAAGCTTCTCAAAACCACTGCTTTATTCAAAAACCAAACCAAACTTTCCAAGCTTCTCTCTGATTCATCCACCAACAAAACCAAGATCGCCAAAGTTACCAATTTGGATCCAGCCCTCAAGAAACTCAATTCCACCTCAAAAAAATCGTCCTCCAACTCAACTACTGCAAAAAGCAGCTCACTTTTAACCAAGAAATCCTCAGATCTACCAAAAGTGACCTCGTCCAAGAACAAAACAACCAAAGCCGAGTTGGGAAAAGGTGTCACCGAGCCCAAATTCAAAAGCCACCTGCTGCCCAATAAGACCCAAAAACAGCCAAACCCTAGTTTGCTCGATCAAGAAGACGACGACGACCTGGTTTCTGAGATCAGAGACCTCCCAtcgaaatttcaagaaactataATGCCAGATTTGGAAAAGATCTCCAAAACCTCACAAGTCTATCTCACCAGATACAACAAAGAATTCACCAAGGGATTCAAGCCATACGTGGGCAACAAATATGCACCCACCATTGCTTCTTTGGTCTCGTTCGCCTTCATTTTGGTCCCTTTTATCCTCGTTTCACTCATTTTTAATAGAATCAAAGCTTATTTTTCTCTTCAAAAACTCTTGATTTTCATCCAAGTCTACCTCTCCATATACTTCACGATTCTCTGTTTATCTTCACTGGTCACCGGGCTTGAACCGCTCAAGTTCTTCTACGCAACCTCTCGGTCCACATACGTGTGTGTACAGGTGCTGCAGACTCTTGGTTATGTGTTGTACCTGCTGCTGCTGTTGATGTACCTCATTCTCGTGTTCTCGACCGAGACTGGGCTGGCCACCAAGGCATTGGGCCTGGCCCAAACATTTGTGGGCTTCGCAGTCGGCCTGCATTATTACATGACGGTGTTTCATAGAGCGGTGCTGCATCAACCGCCCAAGACAAGCTGGAAGATCCACTCCCTGTATGCCACGTGTTTCCTCGTGATTTGTCTGTTTGGCAGGGTTGATTGGAGGAAGAAGGCTTATACACACGAGGGGGGTGAAGAGGGTAAAAAGAGCTGA
- the LOC140890982 gene encoding protein NEN4, with the protein MVISSMSNGGPREIVFFDLETTVPTKTGQRFCVLEFGAIVVCPRKLVELDSYCTLIRPRDLSVVATNSGRSDGITRDKVGRAPTFEEEADKIFSILDGRIWAGHNIRRFDCVRIKEAFAEISRPAPVPYGILDSLGLLTEKFGRRAGNMKMATLAAYFGLGQQKHRSLEDVRLNLEVLKHCATVLLLESSLPPGVVNQQWCSVATRSKSSLGSLDVECSANIRGKSINRRSTPSTRVRPYARDQTCYGKVCSKSHAMEKLYIGSGARCLHLKTSVR; encoded by the exons ATGGTTATTTCGAGTATGAGCAATGGGGGTCCCCGGGAAATCGTATTCTTTGATTTAGAGACTACTGTTCCAACCAAAACTGGACAAAGGTTTTGTGTTCTAGAGTTTGGTGCCATAGTTGTTTGTCCGAGGAAGTTGGTAGAGCTCGATAGCTACTGCACACTGATTCGGCCAAGGGACTTGTCAGTTGTCGCAACAAATTCAGGGCGTTCTGATGGCATAACACGAGATAAAGTAGGCAGAGCTCCCACATTTGAGGAAGAAGCAGATAAGATATTTAGTATTCTTGATGGGAGGATATGGGCAGGACACAACATTCGAAGGTTTGATTGTGTTAGGATTAAAGAAGCATTTGCTGAGATTAGTAGGCCAGCACCGGTCCCATATGGGATCCTCGATTCTTTGGGATTACTGACCGAGAAATTTGGTAGGCGGGCAGGAAATATGAag ATGGCTACGTTGGCTGCTTATTTTGGTCTTGGTCAGCAGAAGCACAG GAGCCTAGAGGATGTGAGATTAAATCTGGAGGTCTTGAAGCATTGCGCAACTGTTCTGCTGCTG GAATCAAGCCTCCCTCCAGGTGTTGTGAATCAGCAATGGTGCAGTGTAGCAACAAGAAGCAAAAGCTCGTTG GGTTCCTTAGATGTGGAATGCAGCGCAAATATTAGAGGGAAATCGATTAACCGGAGGTCGACCCCATCAACGAGGGTGAGACCTTACGCTAGGGATCAGACTTGTTATGGAAAGGTTTGTAGCAAGTCTCATGCAATGGAAAAATTGTACATTGGATCAGGTGCACGTTGTTTACATCTAAAAACGAGTGTGAGGTGA
- the LOC140892970 gene encoding uncharacterized protein isoform X2 produces the protein MSQRNDGFDKSRSVLGDVTNRLGKRGFSEREKSGVKHVRVSPRQCTDLDLTTGNENNNKGLNVQVLDSFAFSERSVDIEAELTCGHGNSNGKNALKLSEKKAESPRVHPVFAVDNGSLNTFGDVSSSVHDALTMRDKIGSQTCKDPSFTDLEMGRALNSVDSEAGGSLPLAKVSLEGTQKSFINHLNEVEGHNADNCIMSQSDSIECVILPDSQESRIFGAEKSSESKKCKEYPYIGGGVDVIKTCSCSFCTKAAYIWLDLNYQDIRGRVSAIRKSQKEASILAERNRITKETEKHDAEGSTRISKLEIDLMHQWRFLFQHMAGIWEQEGDHLETSLSSLTDLREKCKRDLCSD, from the exons ATGTCTCAAAGGAATGACGGGTTTGATAAATCGAGGTCGGTTTTAGGTGATGTCACTAATCGGCTGGGAAAACGAGGATTTTCTGAAAGGGAGAAAAGTGGGGTCAAGCATGTCCGCGTCTCACCTCGCCAATGTACCGATCTGGATTTAACCACTGGGAATGAGAATAATAATAAAGGCCTAAATGTGCAAGTTTTGGATAGTTTTGCGTTTTCTGAGAGATCTGTTGATATTGAAGCTGAATTGACATGTGGTCATGGAAACAGTAATGGTAAGAATGCTTTAAAGCTTAGTGAAAAGAAGGCCGAGTCTCCAAGAGTTCATCCCGTCTTTGCTGTTGATAATGGGTCGCTAAATACTTTTGGAGATGTGTCATCTTCTGTGCATGATGCATTGACGATGAGGGATAAGATCGGCAGTCAAACTTGCAAAGATCCTAGTTTCACTGACCTTGAGATGGGCAGGGCTCTTAATTCTGTTGATTCCGAAGCCGGTGGTAGCCTACCTTTAG CCAAAGTCAGTTTGGAAGGTACTCAAAAGAGCTTCATCAACCATCTAAATGAAGTTGAAGGTCACAATGCTGATAATTGTATCATGAGTCAGTCTGACTCTATTGAATGTGTCATTCTCCCGGACTCACAGGAATCCAGAATATTTGGAGCTGAAAAATCTTCTGAATCAAAGAAATGCAAGGAATATCCTTATATTGGTGGAGGGGTTGATGTGATAAAAACCTGCTCGTGTTCCTTTTGTACGAAAG CTGCTTATATATGGTTGGACCTCAACTACCAAGACATTAGGGGGCGAGTATCAG CAATTAGAAAGAGCCAGAAAGAAGCCAGCATATTGGCCGAAAGAAATCGCATAACTAAGGAAACTGAGAAACATGATGCTGAAGGGTCTACCAGAATATCTAAGTTAGAAATTGATCTGATGCATCAGTGGAGATTCCTGTTTCAACACATGGCAGGCATATGGGAGCAAGAAGGTGACCACCTA GAAACTAGTTTGTCATCACTGACTGATTTGAGAGAGAAATGCAAAAGAGATTTGTGCTCCGATTGA
- the LOC140892970 gene encoding uncharacterized protein isoform X1: MSQRNDGFDKSRSVLGDVTNRLGKRGFSEREKSGVKHVRVSPRQCTDLDLTTGNENNNKGLNVQVLDSFAFSERSVDIEAELTCGHGNSNGKNALKLSEKKAESPRVHPVFAVDNGSLNTFGDVSSSVHDALTMRDKIGSQTCKDPSFTDLEMGRALNSVDSEAGGSLPLGKFDSLKGYKILEIPNAVTENTSPNLKVTVKSDVVDVASSMTKLSECNYINLLNFGRANAIQCANKDKNKLGYVASANTSSTVSDTGSDCLLDCINCDAGAAKVSLEGTQKSFINHLNEVEGHNADNCIMSQSDSIECVILPDSQESRIFGAEKSSESKKCKEYPYIGGGVDVIKTCSCSFCTKAAYIWLDLNYQDIRGRVSAIRKSQKEASILAERNRITKETEKHDAEGSTRISKLEIDLMHQWRFLFQHMAGIWEQEGDHLETSLSSLTDLREKCKRDLCSD; the protein is encoded by the exons ATGTCTCAAAGGAATGACGGGTTTGATAAATCGAGGTCGGTTTTAGGTGATGTCACTAATCGGCTGGGAAAACGAGGATTTTCTGAAAGGGAGAAAAGTGGGGTCAAGCATGTCCGCGTCTCACCTCGCCAATGTACCGATCTGGATTTAACCACTGGGAATGAGAATAATAATAAAGGCCTAAATGTGCAAGTTTTGGATAGTTTTGCGTTTTCTGAGAGATCTGTTGATATTGAAGCTGAATTGACATGTGGTCATGGAAACAGTAATGGTAAGAATGCTTTAAAGCTTAGTGAAAAGAAGGCCGAGTCTCCAAGAGTTCATCCCGTCTTTGCTGTTGATAATGGGTCGCTAAATACTTTTGGAGATGTGTCATCTTCTGTGCATGATGCATTGACGATGAGGGATAAGATCGGCAGTCAAACTTGCAAAGATCCTAGTTTCACTGACCTTGAGATGGGCAGGGCTCTTAATTCTGTTGATTCCGAAGCCGGTGGTAGCCTACCTTTAGGTAAGTTTGATTCTTTGAAGGGATATAAGATTTTGGAAATTCCTAACGCGGTCACTGAAAATACTAGCCCAAATCTGAAAGTTACTGTTAAGAGCGATGTGGTTGATGTTGCCTCAAGCATGACCAAATTATCCGAGTGCAACTATATTAACTTGCTGAATTTTGGAAGGGCCAATGCTATTCAGTGTGCCaacaaagataaaaataaattaggcTATGTTGCTTCTGCTAATACTTCAAGCACAGTGAGTGATACTGGTAGTGATTGCCTTCTTGATTGTATCAATTGTGATGCCGGTGCAGCCAAAGTCAGTTTGGAAGGTACTCAAAAGAGCTTCATCAACCATCTAAATGAAGTTGAAGGTCACAATGCTGATAATTGTATCATGAGTCAGTCTGACTCTATTGAATGTGTCATTCTCCCGGACTCACAGGAATCCAGAATATTTGGAGCTGAAAAATCTTCTGAATCAAAGAAATGCAAGGAATATCCTTATATTGGTGGAGGGGTTGATGTGATAAAAACCTGCTCGTGTTCCTTTTGTACGAAAG CTGCTTATATATGGTTGGACCTCAACTACCAAGACATTAGGGGGCGAGTATCAG CAATTAGAAAGAGCCAGAAAGAAGCCAGCATATTGGCCGAAAGAAATCGCATAACTAAGGAAACTGAGAAACATGATGCTGAAGGGTCTACCAGAATATCTAAGTTAGAAATTGATCTGATGCATCAGTGGAGATTCCTGTTTCAACACATGGCAGGCATATGGGAGCAAGAAGGTGACCACCTA GAAACTAGTTTGTCATCACTGACTGATTTGAGAGAGAAATGCAAAAGAGATTTGTGCTCCGATTGA
- the LOC140890981 gene encoding uncharacterized protein: MDSTPESPPAGDLSFSSAVALDLAEDPLSSPYASLNSHCHDLSALHDLACRGAWRTILDKVARARSLSLLSKPHEHLIYLTFNILSLLKLRRFSDAHQELQTLDDDDLDNSAQYLFESYADHYPNHKSGSMIPFALRWFHAQLPFTLGNRQLTLDRLYALLHSIREKKLARVHDEFGEVSLNLWKRRESLVMNTIISHHLSQKEFGVCLALLKDELRRKENPIMVSKLGYVQMQYGDLDGAKQSFEVAEKMVAEGSEDGDVGSMNLINRNKALMYLVAKDYVSAVREYEECIERDGSDVVAINNKAICLMYLRDLSDSIKVLESALERIPTMALNETLVVNLCSMYELAYVNHADVKKTLGSWIARVAPDDFDTSCTRI; encoded by the coding sequence ATGGACAGCACACCTGAGTCGCCGCCGGCCGGAGACCTTTCCTTCTCCTCAGCTGTTGCGCTCGATCTGGCCGAAGACCCACTGTCCAGCCCATATGCCTCCCTGAACTCCCACTGCCACGATCTCTCCGCCCTGCATGACCTCGCTTGCCGCGGCGCGTGGCGCACCATACTCGACAAGGTGGCTCGTGCACGTTCTCTCTCCCTCCTCTCTAAGCCCCACGAGCACCTCATCTACCTCACCTTCAACATCCTCTCCCTCCTCAAGCTCCGCCGCTTCTCCGACGCTCACCAGGAGCTCCAAACACTGGACGACGACGATCTCGATAACTCCGCCCAGTATTTATTCGAATCTTATGCGGATCATTACCCCAATCATAAATCCGGATCCATGATCCCTTTTGCCCTCCGCTGGTTCCACGCTCAGTTGCCTTTCACCCTAGGCAACCGCCAATTAACCCTGGATCGTCTCTACGCCCTCCTACATTCCATCCGCGAGAAGAAATTAGCGCGAGTTCACGATGAATTTGGTGAAGTTTCGTTGAATCTTTGGAAGAGGCGCGAGAGTTTGGTAATGAATACCATCATCAGTCACCATTTGAGCCAGAAGGAGTTTGGGGTTTGTTTGGCATTGTTAAAGGACGAGCTGAGGCGAAAAGAGAATCCCATTATGGTTTCAAAATTAGGCTATGTGCAAATGCAGTACGGGGATTTGGATGGGGCTAAACAGAGTTTTGAGGTAGCAGAGAAGATGGTGGCTGAGGGTAGCGAAGATGGGGATGTAGGCTCGATGAATTTAATCAACAGGAATAAGGCTTTGATGTATTTAGTGGCCAAGGATTATGTGTCTGCAGTGAGGGAGTACGAGGAGTGTATAGAGAGAGATGGTTCGGATGTAGTGGCGATTAATAACAAAGCTATATGTTTAATGTATCTTAGGGACTTGTCGGATTCGATCAAGGTGTTGGAGAGTGCATTGGAGAGGATTCCAACTATGGCGTTGAACGAGACGCTCGTGGTTAATTTATGCAGCATGTATGAGTTAGCTTATGTAAACCACGCCGATGTAAAGAAGACTCTTGGTAGTTGGATCGCAAGAGTGGCTCCTGATGATTTTGATACTTCGTGTACGAGGATATAA